The bacterium nucleotide sequence GTAAAGGAAAATCATCCGCACCTGAAGCTCCAGGATTTTTTTTGCCATAATCAAGGTCACCTTTTAGTTGAGCTTGAAGCTTAAAACCCTTAACCGATTGAATTTCTTTAAAAGGATAAACTAGAGCAGAAGAACTTGCATTAACTTTGATCCTTAAAGTCTGTGAGCCAATGTTAATGCCTTGATTCGGCTTAATTTTACGGTATTTTACCTGCTGCCAATCTTCAATATCTAAGCTGATGGGCTTGGCCCACAGGCTCAAAGCAAAAGATAAGGCCAGAGCAAAGTTTATTTTGTAGCCGAACAACTGGAGCCTCCCAAGACACAAAACTGCGCACAAAATGGGTGATTGAGCGGAACATCTTGCTGCGCATCTTCCAATGTTTTGCCCAAAACAAAATCATCTTGATAGGCCAATAAAGTACAGGGCATAACCACCGGCTTACTCTCACCTTTACGTTTAACCAGCATCCGTTCATGGGCACACATTTGATCTTGGGGTTTAACGCCTAAAATATCCCAGCATGCGGTAGTGATCTCTGGCACATTTTTAGCCATTTCCATTTCTGGAAAAATCACCAGCTTGCTGTTGATATCAAGATCAATCGCATAGTCTTTGAGCAACTTAGCATAACCGGCTTTGCTCTCTGTCATAGGCTCTGCTTTTAAGGCTCGTCCTGCCACTGAGACTTCAAAGCCATGCTCAAAAAACCACTGCAAACGTTGCATAGTCAACTCAAATGTTTTGGGCCCACGCTCAGCCTCGTGTCCATCTTGAGTAAAATGATCCAAGGATACCCTGATAAACAGCTTATTTTTGTAAAGCTGTTGTAAGGCTAAAAGTTTGCCTTCATGCTTACGGATTACTTTATAGGCATTGCTTAGCACCAGAACATCGAAACCGCGAGACAAGCACTCTTCTAAAAGCTCCATAATTTGTGGGTTGATGAATGGCTCACCGCCAGTCAAAC carries:
- a CDS encoding radical SAM protein gives rise to the protein MIFSAFEDPYLTAKGEIRAKVSLEALKTLWLNTGTLCNLHCENCYIESSPRNDRLSYLTVEDIVPFLDEIKAKSLPTKMIGLTGGEPFINPQIMELLEECLSRGFDVLVLSNAYKVIRKHEGKLLALQQLYKNKLFIRVSLDHFTQDGHEAERGPKTFELTMQRLQWFFEHGFEVSVAGRALKAEPMTESKAGYAKLLKDYAIDLDINSKLVIFPEMEMAKNVPEITTACWDILGVKPQDQMCAHERMLVKRKGESKPVVMPCTLLAYQDDFVLGKTLEDAQQDVPLNHPFCAQFCVLGGSSCSATK